One window of Acomys russatus chromosome 28, mAcoRus1.1, whole genome shotgun sequence genomic DNA carries:
- the Hopx gene encoding homeodomain-only protein, giving the protein MSAETASGPTQDQVEILEYNFNKVNKHPDPTTLCLIAAEAGLTEEETQKWFKQRLAQWRQAEGLPSECRSVTD; this is encoded by the exons ATGTCGGCGGAGACTGCGAGTGGCCCCACGCAGGACCAGGTGGAGATCCTGGAGTACAACTTCAACAAGGTCAACAAGCATCCGGACCCCACCACGCTGTGCCTCATCGCAGCAGAGGCGGGCCTCACGGAGGAGGAGACGCAG AAATGGTTTAAGCAGCGCCTGGCTCAGTGGCGGCAGGCAGAAGGCTTGCCCTCAGAATGCAGATCTGTCACGGACTAG